Proteins from a single region of Streptomyces vinaceus:
- a CDS encoding LuxR C-terminal-related transcriptional regulator — protein MRVGREAQREELRDWVRAGARGRGGRLVVEGEPGAGRTAYVREALAEAGALGLRVRYAAAEPFTAELPLRAALDCLHPEGADRAAVIDLLREAREARRPGGAWLAAMDLMVSGVGQWCARGPVLLVLDDVHWADPASLLLWRRLGREADRLPLRLAVTRRPLPRRPEVEQLCAGLGAGPAGHTVRLEPLTGPESEELLHRLLGAPPGPRLRRAAAQAGGNPALLRELTAHWSRLIETTGGAGAEATTGDGDGDRDGGGDGDGDGDGGGGGGGGGGGADDAPVGGGPVAELVLPEAELPQPPRSLTRGLGYLSRAAYTTLRHAALLGPAFTPRELALVRGRPAREVLDELEEPLLAALLEDSGEQLRFRHPALRRALYAELPRAARSALHQEAAAALAAAGHDPARTAEQLLAGGPLERWAVHWLADSAQPLIAAAPEAAAELLERAVGRAGREDRDALEGSLADAALMLRRPESAELLATLHERAEDPGARAELAFKLVSALMIQGDMGRALAVTEDALAEPVPSPALRLRLEACRVLALAERGSPAQAHALAVPVVARAARLGDPLCGAEAHHAMAFALFHLGRGRESLRHVAEGIAWARRGPEANDMRLLLLANQAEGHASFDEPEPVAAALREARELALATGSTGRLVVTEVLRAEFDYRLGDWDAALAGVDRADGLPVSDNWLPVVVHGLRALVRGHRDEREAARAELARLPQAAFEAPAARRYSGHVLLARALVAERAGDPAGAVRELLPALADGPQEARAYERPWMLSEIVRLALECGDSATARTAVAACRRTAAALAEYPGPALALLRCEGLFAQDPQLLTRALERAERGGRPLVLGHAWEDLAVARAWHGDLAAARSALARAVAAYEALGARWDVARADARLRSLGVRRGSRSARRRVANGWEALTPAELKVALLVAQGRSNPEIASALFLSARTVQTHVSHILAKLQVRSRAAVAAQAAARRSGPQAAPGPPP, from the coding sequence GTGCGGGTGGGGCGGGAAGCGCAGCGCGAGGAGTTACGGGACTGGGTCCGCGCCGGGGCGCGGGGCCGGGGCGGCCGCCTGGTCGTGGAGGGCGAGCCCGGGGCCGGCCGGACGGCGTACGTGCGCGAGGCGCTGGCCGAGGCGGGCGCACTGGGCCTGCGGGTGCGGTACGCGGCCGCCGAGCCCTTCACCGCGGAGCTGCCGCTGCGGGCCGCGCTGGACTGCCTGCACCCCGAGGGCGCCGACCGGGCGGCGGTGATCGACCTGCTCCGCGAGGCCCGGGAGGCACGGCGGCCCGGCGGGGCGTGGCTGGCGGCCATGGACCTGATGGTGTCCGGGGTCGGGCAGTGGTGCGCACGGGGCCCGGTGCTGCTGGTGCTGGACGACGTGCACTGGGCGGATCCGGCCAGCCTGCTGCTGTGGCGGCGCCTGGGCCGGGAGGCGGACCGGCTGCCGCTGCGGCTCGCCGTCACCCGGCGGCCGCTGCCCCGGCGCCCCGAGGTGGAGCAGCTGTGCGCGGGGCTCGGCGCGGGCCCGGCCGGGCACACCGTACGGCTGGAACCGCTGACCGGGCCGGAGTCGGAGGAGCTCCTCCACCGGCTGCTGGGCGCGCCCCCCGGCCCGCGCCTGCGCCGGGCCGCCGCGCAGGCGGGCGGCAACCCCGCCCTCCTGCGGGAGCTGACCGCGCACTGGTCCCGCCTGATCGAGACCACCGGCGGCGCAGGGGCCGAGGCCACGACCGGGGACGGGGACGGGGACAGAGACGGCGGCGGAGACGGGGACGGGGACGGAGACGGCGGCGGCGGCGGGGGCGGCGGCGGCGGCGGCGCGGACGATGCCCCGGTCGGCGGGGGCCCCGTGGCGGAACTCGTCCTGCCGGAGGCGGAGTTGCCGCAGCCGCCGCGATCGCTCACCCGGGGCCTGGGCTATCTCTCCCGCGCCGCCTACACCACGCTGCGCCATGCCGCCCTGCTCGGCCCGGCCTTCACGCCGCGCGAGCTGGCCCTCGTACGGGGCAGGCCCGCGCGCGAGGTGCTGGACGAGCTGGAAGAGCCGCTGCTCGCCGCCCTGTTGGAGGACTCCGGTGAGCAGCTGCGGTTCCGGCATCCCGCGCTGCGCCGGGCCCTGTACGCGGAGCTGCCCCGGGCCGCCCGCTCCGCCCTCCACCAGGAGGCGGCCGCCGCCCTCGCCGCGGCCGGGCACGATCCGGCCCGCACCGCCGAACAGCTGCTGGCGGGCGGGCCGCTGGAGCGCTGGGCGGTGCACTGGCTGGCGGACTCGGCGCAGCCCCTGATCGCGGCGGCGCCGGAGGCGGCCGCCGAACTGCTGGAGCGGGCCGTGGGCCGGGCCGGCCGCGAGGACCGGGATGCCCTGGAGGGGAGCCTCGCGGACGCCGCCCTGATGCTGCGCCGCCCCGAGTCGGCGGAGCTCCTGGCCACCTTGCACGAGCGGGCCGAGGATCCCGGGGCCCGGGCGGAGCTGGCCTTCAAGCTGGTGTCGGCGCTGATGATCCAGGGGGACATGGGCCGGGCGCTGGCCGTCACGGAGGACGCGCTCGCGGAGCCGGTCCCCTCCCCCGCGCTGCGGCTGCGGCTGGAGGCCTGCCGGGTCCTGGCGCTGGCCGAGCGGGGCTCCCCCGCGCAGGCCCACGCCCTGGCCGTACCGGTGGTGGCGCGGGCGGCCCGGCTGGGTGATCCGCTGTGCGGGGCGGAGGCCCACCACGCGATGGCCTTCGCCCTCTTCCACCTGGGCCGCGGCCGGGAGTCGCTGCGCCACGTCGCCGAGGGGATCGCCTGGGCCCGGCGCGGCCCCGAGGCCAACGACATGCGGCTGCTGCTCCTGGCCAACCAGGCCGAGGGCCATGCGAGCTTCGACGAGCCCGAGCCGGTCGCGGCGGCGCTGCGCGAGGCGCGGGAGCTGGCACTGGCCACCGGTTCCACGGGGCGGCTGGTGGTGACCGAGGTCCTGCGGGCCGAGTTCGACTACCGGCTCGGCGACTGGGACGCGGCGCTCGCCGGGGTGGACCGCGCGGACGGACTGCCGGTCTCGGACAACTGGCTGCCGGTGGTGGTGCACGGGCTGCGGGCACTCGTACGGGGCCACCGGGACGAGCGCGAGGCGGCCCGGGCCGAGCTGGCCCGGCTCCCGCAGGCCGCGTTCGAGGCCCCGGCGGCCCGCCGCTACAGCGGGCACGTGCTGCTGGCGCGGGCCCTGGTGGCGGAGCGGGCGGGCGACCCGGCCGGCGCGGTGCGCGAGCTGCTGCCCGCGCTCGCGGACGGACCGCAGGAGGCGAGGGCGTACGAGCGCCCCTGGATGCTGTCGGAGATCGTCCGGCTGGCCCTGGAGTGCGGGGACTCGGCCACGGCCCGGACCGCCGTGGCGGCCTGTCGGCGGACGGCGGCGGCGCTGGCCGAGTACCCGGGGCCGGCGCTGGCGCTGCTGCGCTGCGAGGGGCTCTTCGCACAGGACCCGCAGCTGCTGACGCGGGCGCTGGAACGGGCGGAGCGCGGCGGCCGGCCGCTGGTGCTGGGCCACGCCTGGGAGGACCTGGCGGTGGCCCGGGCCTGGCACGGGGATCTGGCGGCGGCCCGGTCGGCGCTGGCGCGGGCGGTGGCGGCGTACGAGGCCCTGGGCGCGCGGTGGGACGTCGCGCGGGCCGACGCCCGGCTGCGGAGCCTGGGGGTGCGGCGCGGCAGCCGCTCGGCGCGGCGGCGGGTGGCGAACGGGTGGGAGGCGCTGACTCCGGCGGAGCTGAAGGTGGCCCTGCTCGTCGCGCAGGGCCGTTCGAATCCGGAGATCGCGAGCGCGCTGTTCCTGTCGGCCCGGACGGTCCAGACGCACGTCTCGCACATCCTGGCGAAGCTCCAGGTCCGCTCGCGGGCGGCGGTGGCAGCTCAGGCGGCGGCGCGGCGGTCGGGGCCGCAGGCGGCGCCGGGGCCGCCCCCGTGA
- a CDS encoding sensor histidine kinase, producing the protein MTGALLTVLAVAGAALLLGLGWAGGRRHARRGERASGPDLGTPVERATFHTLHTASLAAPPLRAGLTEDAARKAARRLRSLLGTEALCLTDRQSVLAWDGPGADHHQRRAMARVAVMLDSGRSMSVRTECTRPDCPLKWAVFAPLTGEDGVLGALVAYGSRESAVLVRAATEVARWVSVQLELSELDRSRTRLMEAEIKALRAQISPHFIFNSLAAIASFVRTDPERARDLLLEFADFTRYSFRRHGEFTTLAEELRSIEQYLALAGARFGDRLKVTLQVAPEVLPVALPFLCLQPLVENAVKHGLEDSTEECLITIAARDAGAEALITIEDNGVGMDPAVLRRILAGERSGSSSGIGLTNVDERIRQVYGDAYGPVIETGVGAGMKISLRIPKYRAGVHSSGPGQQPSRY; encoded by the coding sequence ATGACCGGAGCACTGCTCACGGTGCTGGCCGTGGCCGGCGCGGCCCTGCTGCTGGGCCTGGGCTGGGCCGGCGGCCGCCGGCACGCCCGCCGCGGTGAACGGGCGAGCGGTCCGGACCTGGGCACCCCCGTGGAGCGGGCCACCTTCCACACCCTGCACACCGCCTCGCTGGCCGCTCCCCCGCTGCGCGCCGGGCTCACCGAGGACGCCGCCCGCAAGGCCGCCAGACGGCTGCGCTCGCTGCTGGGCACGGAGGCCCTGTGCCTCACCGACCGGCAGTCCGTCCTGGCCTGGGACGGGCCGGGCGCCGACCACCACCAGCGACGGGCGATGGCCCGGGTCGCCGTGATGCTGGACTCCGGCCGGAGCATGAGCGTGCGGACCGAGTGCACCCGCCCCGACTGCCCGCTGAAATGGGCGGTGTTCGCCCCGCTCACCGGCGAGGACGGGGTGCTCGGCGCCCTCGTGGCCTACGGTTCGAGGGAGTCGGCGGTGCTCGTGCGGGCCGCGACGGAGGTGGCCCGCTGGGTCTCCGTACAGCTGGAGCTCTCCGAGCTGGACCGCTCGCGCACCCGCCTGATGGAGGCGGAGATCAAGGCGCTGCGCGCGCAGATCTCCCCGCACTTCATCTTCAACTCCCTGGCCGCGATCGCCTCGTTCGTCCGCACGGACCCCGAGCGGGCCCGGGACCTGCTGCTGGAGTTCGCCGACTTCACGCGCTACTCCTTCCGACGGCACGGCGAGTTCACCACCCTCGCCGAGGAGCTGCGCTCCATCGAGCAGTACCTGGCGCTGGCCGGCGCCCGGTTCGGGGACCGGCTGAAGGTGACCCTCCAGGTGGCGCCCGAGGTGCTGCCGGTGGCGCTGCCGTTCCTGTGCCTCCAGCCGCTGGTGGAGAACGCCGTCAAGCACGGGCTGGAGGACTCCACCGAGGAGTGCCTGATCACGATCGCCGCACGGGACGCGGGCGCGGAGGCCCTGATCACCATCGAGGACAACGGGGTCGGTATGGATCCGGCCGTGCTGCGCCGGATCCTGGCGGGCGAGCGCAGCGGCTCCTCGTCGGGCATCGGGCTGACGAACGTGGACGAGCGGATCCGCCAGGTGTACGGGGACGCCTACGGGCCGGTGATCGAGACGGGCGTGGGCGCGGGCATGAAGATCTCCCTGCGCATTCCCAAGTACCGAGCGGGCGTGCATAGTTCAGGCCCCGGTCAGCAACCGTCCCGGTACTGA
- a CDS encoding cation acetate symporter, translating into MNQTYALTAVTVVVLVTVLVGALGLRISRTTSDFYVASRTVGPRLNAAAISGEYLSAASFLGVAGLVMLQGPEMLWYPVGYTAGYLVLLALVAAPLRRSGAYTLPDFAEARLESLTVRRVSVLFVVGVGWLYLLPQLQGAGLTLEILTGAPHWVGGVVVAFVVVAAVAAGGMRSITFVQAFQYWLKLTALLVPAFFLLAAWAGDGAPRASFDAPAVFREHTAVTLAEDVRISLDAPLPLKVTGQVDGRAHTAAPLTLEPGEHAVRAGARLEFAPDTRVPQTRPTSRRDTARWSEPMGGGRPALGLYATYGLVLATFLGTMGLPHVAVRFYTSPNGRDARRTTLVVLGLLGCFYLLPPVYGVLGRTYAPELALTGDADAAVLVLPERMVGGVLGDLLGALVAGGAFAAFLSTASGLTMAVAGVLHQDVLATRGVRTFRIAVLVAMLVPLGGSVLLSDVPVADAVGLAFAVSASSFCPLLVLGIWWRGLTPPGAVAGLVIGGGAALGAVLATRAGLPPDGWVHTLMAWPAAWSVPLGFLTMVLVSLATRSRIPAGTAATLARLHLPESVTGAGSASGPGGRAGGAP; encoded by the coding sequence TTGAACCAGACGTACGCGCTGACCGCGGTCACCGTCGTCGTCCTGGTCACGGTGCTGGTCGGGGCCCTGGGACTGCGGATATCGCGGACGACCTCCGACTTCTACGTCGCCTCGCGGACGGTGGGGCCCCGGCTCAACGCGGCGGCGATCAGCGGGGAGTACCTCTCCGCGGCCTCCTTCCTCGGGGTGGCCGGACTGGTGATGCTCCAGGGGCCCGAGATGCTCTGGTACCCGGTCGGCTACACGGCGGGGTACCTGGTGCTGCTGGCGCTGGTGGCGGCTCCGCTGCGGCGCTCGGGGGCGTACACGCTGCCGGACTTCGCCGAGGCCCGGCTGGAGTCACTGACGGTGCGCCGGGTCTCGGTGCTGTTCGTGGTCGGGGTGGGCTGGCTGTACCTGCTGCCGCAACTCCAGGGCGCCGGGCTGACCCTGGAGATCCTGACCGGGGCGCCGCACTGGGTGGGCGGGGTGGTCGTCGCGTTCGTGGTGGTCGCGGCGGTCGCGGCCGGAGGGATGCGGAGCATCACCTTCGTGCAGGCCTTCCAGTACTGGCTCAAGCTCACCGCCCTGCTGGTGCCCGCCTTCTTCCTGCTCGCCGCGTGGGCCGGGGACGGGGCGCCGCGCGCCTCCTTCGACGCCCCGGCGGTCTTCCGCGAGCACACCGCCGTCACGCTCGCCGAGGACGTACGGATCTCCCTGGACGCGCCGCTCCCGCTGAAGGTCACCGGTCAGGTCGACGGGCGCGCCCACACCGCCGCCCCGCTGACGCTGGAGCCCGGGGAGCACGCGGTACGGGCGGGGGCGCGGCTGGAGTTCGCCCCCGACACCAGGGTTCCGCAGACCCGGCCGACCTCGCGGCGCGACACCGCACGCTGGTCGGAGCCGATGGGCGGGGGCCGGCCGGCGCTCGGCCTGTACGCGACGTACGGGCTGGTGCTGGCCACCTTCCTCGGCACGATGGGCCTGCCCCATGTCGCGGTGCGCTTCTACACGAGCCCGAACGGCCGCGACGCGCGGCGCACCACGCTGGTGGTGCTCGGTCTGCTCGGCTGCTTCTACCTGCTGCCGCCGGTGTACGGGGTACTGGGCCGGACCTACGCCCCGGAGCTCGCCCTGACGGGCGACGCCGACGCGGCGGTGCTGGTGCTGCCGGAGCGGATGGTGGGCGGGGTGCTCGGGGACCTGCTGGGGGCGCTGGTGGCCGGGGGCGCCTTCGCCGCGTTCCTGTCGACGGCCTCGGGGCTGACCATGGCGGTGGCCGGGGTGCTGCACCAGGACGTCCTGGCGACGCGCGGGGTACGGACGTTCCGGATCGCGGTGCTGGTGGCGATGCTGGTGCCGCTGGGCGGGAGCGTGCTGCTGTCGGACGTGCCGGTGGCGGACGCGGTGGGGCTGGCCTTCGCGGTCTCGGCCTCGTCCTTCTGCCCGCTGCTGGTGCTGGGCATCTGGTGGCGCGGGCTGACCCCGCCGGGCGCGGTGGCCGGGCTGGTCATCGGGGGCGGGGCGGCGCTGGGCGCGGTGCTGGCGACCCGGGCGGGGCTGCCGCCGGACGGGTGGGTGCACACGCTGATGGCGTGGCCCGCGGCGTGGTCGGTGCCGCTGGGCTTCCTGACGATGGTGCTCGTATCGCTGGCGACCCGGTCGCGGATCCCGGCGGGGACGGCGGCGACGCTGGCCCGGCTGCACCTGCCGGAGAGCGTGACGGGGGCCGGTTCCGCGTCCGGTCCGGGCGGCCGCGCGGGCGGTGCTCCATGA
- a CDS encoding LytR/AlgR family response regulator transcription factor, translating to MLRVLAVDDEKPLLEELLYLLRSDPRVLSAEGASDATEALRRITRALESGPEGADGIDVVFLDIHMAGLTGLDIAKLLAGFARPPLIVFVTAHEGFAVQAFDLKAVDYVLKPVRPERLAEAVRRACAQLGRSAVQPPEPAQAAGTPRTGAPAGPPGAAVLPGPSVPPQRRPTPEVTVADRTADQIAVELGGVTRFVAIADIAYVEAQGDYARLHTDEGSHLVRIPLSTLEERWAARGFVRIHRRHLVALGRIDELRLDAGTTSVRVGSAELQVSRRHARQLRDLLMRQATG from the coding sequence ATGCTGCGCGTACTGGCCGTCGACGACGAGAAGCCGCTCCTTGAGGAGCTCCTCTACCTGCTGCGCTCCGACCCCCGGGTGCTCAGCGCCGAGGGCGCCTCGGACGCCACCGAGGCATTGCGGCGGATAACCCGGGCACTGGAGAGCGGCCCCGAGGGCGCCGACGGCATCGACGTCGTCTTCCTCGACATCCACATGGCGGGGCTGACCGGTCTCGACATCGCCAAGCTGCTGGCCGGGTTCGCACGGCCGCCGCTGATCGTGTTCGTCACCGCCCACGAGGGGTTCGCCGTCCAGGCCTTCGACCTCAAGGCGGTGGACTACGTACTCAAGCCCGTACGCCCCGAACGGCTGGCCGAGGCCGTCCGGCGGGCCTGCGCCCAGCTCGGCCGCTCCGCCGTACAGCCGCCCGAACCGGCGCAAGCGGCCGGGACCCCCCGTACGGGCGCTCCGGCCGGCCCGCCCGGTGCGGCCGTCCTCCCCGGACCCTCCGTCCCGCCGCAGCGCCGCCCCACCCCCGAGGTGACCGTCGCCGACCGGACCGCCGACCAGATCGCGGTCGAGCTCGGCGGCGTCACCCGGTTCGTGGCGATCGCCGACATCGCGTACGTCGAGGCCCAGGGCGACTACGCCCGGCTGCACACGGACGAGGGCAGCCACCTGGTCCGCATCCCCCTCTCCACGCTGGAGGAGCGCTGGGCGGCCCGCGGGTTCGTCCGCATCCACCGCCGCCACCTGGTGGCGCTGGGCCGCATCGACGAGCTCCGGCTGGACGCCGGCACCACCAGCGTCCGGGTCGGATCGGCCGAGCTCCAGGTCAGCCGCCGCCACGCCCGCCAGCTGCGGGACCTCCTGATGCGCCAGGCGACCGGATAG
- a CDS encoding SCO0930 family lipoprotein, producing the protein MGIKRGTTLAAVAVVVALTATACGGDDKAGNAKPAGAASVAPASGAGDYGSDYGSGSADASGGAEGAGAKAAGQLAVAQNEQLGSLLTDNAGFTLYRFDKDTAKPPKSNCDGDCAKAWPAVPAGEATAAAGMDPALLGEVVRTDGSKQLTVAGWPVYRYAKDTKAGETNGQGVGGTWFAFAPDGKKAAKAAAAPAGAGQATGALTVAKDPKLGEHIVDGNGMTVYRFKKDTAWPMASNCTGDCVAKWPVVPPVDKANAKGIVEKGYSVLDRPDGKKQQAIDCWPVYTFTGDKKAGDINGQGVGGTWYAVAPDGKLITTS; encoded by the coding sequence ATGGGCATCAAGCGCGGAACCACCCTGGCCGCCGTCGCGGTCGTCGTCGCCCTGACGGCGACCGCCTGCGGCGGGGACGACAAGGCGGGCAACGCGAAGCCGGCCGGGGCCGCGTCCGTGGCTCCCGCCTCCGGTGCCGGCGACTACGGCTCCGACTACGGCTCGGGCAGCGCCGACGCCTCGGGCGGCGCCGAGGGCGCCGGCGCCAAGGCCGCCGGGCAGCTCGCGGTCGCCCAGAACGAGCAGCTCGGCTCCCTCCTCACCGACAACGCCGGGTTCACCCTCTACCGCTTCGACAAGGACACCGCCAAGCCGCCGAAGTCCAACTGCGACGGGGACTGCGCGAAGGCCTGGCCCGCGGTGCCGGCGGGCGAGGCCACCGCCGCGGCGGGCATGGACCCGGCGCTGCTGGGCGAGGTCGTGCGCACCGACGGCAGCAAGCAGCTGACGGTGGCCGGCTGGCCGGTGTACCGCTACGCCAAGGACACCAAGGCGGGCGAGACCAACGGTCAGGGCGTCGGCGGCACCTGGTTCGCCTTCGCCCCCGACGGCAAGAAGGCCGCGAAGGCGGCCGCCGCGCCGGCCGGTGCGGGCCAGGCCACGGGCGCGCTGACCGTGGCCAAGGACCCCAAGCTGGGCGAGCACATCGTCGACGGCAACGGGATGACGGTCTACCGCTTCAAGAAGGACACCGCCTGGCCGATGGCCTCCAACTGCACCGGCGACTGCGTGGCCAAGTGGCCCGTGGTGCCCCCGGTGGACAAGGCCAACGCCAAGGGCATCGTGGAGAAGGGCTACTCGGTCCTGGACCGCCCCGACGGCAAGAAGCAGCAGGCCATCGACTGCTGGCCCGTCTACACCTTCACGGGTGACAAGAAGGCCGGCGACATCAACGGCCAGGGCGTCGGCGGCACCTGGTACGCGGTGGCCCCCGACGGCAAGCTGATCACCACCTCCTGA
- a CDS encoding GDSL-type esterase/lipase family protein, protein MNADSKAPHWLDPGPFLRGVAWLDKGRPVRADPEDAMRLPWDTGERATLPIGVRLEFTAQAARAVEIRYRATVPGPTDALRDLAHCFALWDRHGVVREVWTEPAAEAVVRIELPGGAGPFTLHPPEGQSPLILGLRGIGGTVAPAPPAPRWVVHGDSITEGWWSTRPAHGWPAVAGRALGWDTVNLGYAGAARGELATAEQIAGLPADVLTLAFGTNCWSRVPFSVPLLYETTRAFLDLVRQGHPRTPLLLVSPLLRPDAERTPNRLGATLGALRDAMERAVRDRIAAGDDRLALLPGRDLLGPEHLEDGLHPNDSGHRVLGLAVVTALRRSGFGSG, encoded by the coding sequence GTGAACGCCGACAGCAAGGCCCCGCACTGGCTGGACCCGGGCCCGTTCCTGCGCGGGGTCGCCTGGCTGGACAAGGGGCGCCCGGTGCGGGCCGACCCGGAGGACGCCATGCGGTTGCCCTGGGACACCGGGGAGCGGGCCACGCTCCCGATAGGGGTGCGTCTGGAGTTCACCGCGCAGGCGGCGCGGGCCGTGGAGATCCGTTACCGGGCGACCGTGCCCGGCCCCACCGACGCCCTGCGCGACCTCGCGCACTGCTTCGCCCTGTGGGACCGGCACGGGGTCGTCCGCGAGGTCTGGACCGAGCCGGCCGCCGAGGCCGTCGTACGGATCGAACTGCCCGGCGGGGCCGGACCGTTCACCCTCCATCCGCCCGAGGGGCAGTCCCCGCTGATCCTCGGCCTGCGCGGGATCGGCGGCACGGTGGCCCCGGCCCCGCCCGCCCCGCGCTGGGTGGTGCACGGTGATTCGATCACCGAGGGCTGGTGGTCGACCCGGCCCGCCCACGGCTGGCCCGCGGTCGCCGGCCGGGCGCTGGGCTGGGACACGGTCAACCTCGGGTACGCGGGCGCCGCCCGCGGCGAGCTCGCCACCGCCGAGCAGATCGCGGGCCTGCCCGCCGATGTCCTCACCCTCGCGTTCGGCACCAACTGCTGGTCCCGCGTGCCCTTTTCGGTACCACTGCTGTACGAGACCACCCGGGCGTTCCTCGACCTGGTCCGCCAGGGGCATCCGCGGACCCCGCTGCTGCTGGTCTCCCCCTTGCTGCGGCCCGACGCCGAGCGCACCCCGAACCGGCTCGGCGCCACCCTCGGCGCCCTGCGGGACGCGATGGAGCGGGCCGTCCGCGACCGGATCGCCGCCGGGGACGACCGCCTCGCCCTGCTCCCGGGCCGTGACCTGCTGGGTCCCGAGCACCTGGAGGACGGACTGCACCCCAACGACTCCGGACACCGGGTGCTGGGCCTTGCTGTGGTCACGGCTCTGCGGCGCTCCGGGTTCGGTTCCGGGTGA
- a CDS encoding amino acid transporter — MLETGQAPPLTSGPRKPVNPLLRRKPVEQMVAEGGQGEGGSLRRSLTMWQLTMISIGATLGTGIFVVLGEAAPKAGPAVTISFVIAGLTALFSALSYAELAGSVPVSGSSYSYSYVTMGEFIAWICGWCLVLEYAVSVSAVAVGWGQYLNELLDGTIGVTLPEKLSAAPLGEGGWINLPSLVVVLLAMVFLLRGAKESARINTIMVVVKIVTLVLFIGIGVMGIKSGNYAPLAPLGVTGISAAASTLFFSYIGFDAASTAGEEAKNPKKDLPRAIMLSLGIVTVLYCLVAFVAVGALPWKDFEGTEAALAQIMTNVTGDSFWGVVLAAGAVVAIASVVFAVLYGQTRILFAMSRDGLVPKVFAKVDAKTGAPRANVLIVSLFCGALAAFIPLGELANATSIGTLFAFALVNIAVVILRRTKPDMPRTFKVALFPVTPILGFLACGYMMYSLPVATWVAFGVWMAVGLVVYFLYGIRRSRLATEEVATAEK, encoded by the coding sequence GTGCTCGAAACCGGCCAGGCGCCACCGCTCACCTCCGGGCCCCGCAAGCCCGTGAACCCCCTGCTGCGCCGCAAGCCGGTCGAGCAGATGGTCGCCGAGGGCGGTCAGGGCGAGGGCGGCTCCCTGCGCCGCTCGCTCACCATGTGGCAGCTGACCATGATCAGCATCGGCGCCACCCTGGGCACCGGCATCTTCGTCGTCCTCGGCGAGGCGGCCCCCAAGGCCGGCCCGGCCGTCACGATCTCCTTCGTCATCGCGGGCCTGACCGCCCTCTTCTCGGCCCTCTCCTACGCGGAGCTCGCCGGATCGGTGCCGGTCTCCGGCTCCTCGTACTCGTACTCGTACGTGACCATGGGCGAGTTCATCGCCTGGATCTGCGGCTGGTGCCTGGTCCTGGAGTACGCCGTCTCCGTCTCGGCCGTGGCCGTCGGCTGGGGCCAGTACCTGAACGAGCTCCTCGACGGGACCATAGGCGTCACGCTCCCCGAGAAGCTCTCCGCCGCCCCGCTGGGCGAAGGCGGCTGGATCAACCTGCCGTCCCTGGTCGTCGTCCTGCTCGCCATGGTCTTCCTGCTCCGCGGCGCCAAGGAGAGCGCCCGGATCAACACGATCATGGTCGTCGTCAAGATCGTCACGCTGGTGCTCTTCATCGGCATCGGCGTCATGGGCATCAAGTCCGGCAACTACGCCCCGCTGGCCCCGCTCGGCGTCACCGGCATCAGCGCCGCCGCCTCCACGCTCTTCTTCTCGTACATCGGTTTCGACGCCGCCTCCACCGCCGGTGAGGAAGCCAAGAACCCGAAGAAGGACCTGCCCCGCGCGATCATGCTCTCGCTGGGCATCGTCACCGTCCTGTACTGCCTCGTCGCCTTCGTCGCCGTCGGCGCCCTGCCCTGGAAGGACTTCGAGGGCACCGAGGCCGCGCTGGCCCAGATCATGACCAACGTCACCGGTGACAGCTTCTGGGGCGTCGTCCTCGCCGCCGGCGCCGTCGTCGCCATCGCCTCCGTCGTCTTCGCCGTCCTCTACGGACAGACCCGCATCCTCTTCGCGATGTCCCGCGACGGCCTCGTCCCCAAGGTCTTCGCCAAGGTCGACGCCAAGACCGGCGCCCCCCGCGCCAACGTGCTGATCGTCTCCCTCTTCTGCGGCGCGCTCGCGGCGTTCATCCCCCTGGGTGAGCTGGCCAACGCGACCAGCATCGGCACGCTCTTCGCCTTCGCCCTCGTCAACATCGCGGTCGTGATCCTGCGCCGCACCAAGCCCGACATGCCGCGCACCTTCAAGGTGGCGCTCTTCCCGGTCACGCCGATCCTGGGCTTCCTCGCCTGCGGCTACATGATGTACAGCCTGCCGGTCGCCACGTGGGTCGCTTTCGGTGTCTGGATGGCCGTCGGCCTCGTGGTCTACTTCCTGTACGGCATCCGCCGCTCCCGACTGGCCACGGAAGAAGTGGCCACAGCAGAAAAGTGA
- a CDS encoding Lrp/AsnC family transcriptional regulator, which yields MRLNDLDERIVHALAEDARRSYADIGSEVGLSAPAVKRRVDRLRAEGAITGFTVRVDPAAMGWETEGFIEIYCRHNTSPDDIRRGLERYPEVVSASTVTGDADALVQVFASDMRHFERVLERIAGEPFVERTKSVLVLSPLLRRFTSGAPA from the coding sequence GTGCGACTGAACGATCTCGACGAACGCATCGTGCACGCCCTCGCCGAGGACGCCCGCCGCTCCTACGCCGACATCGGCTCCGAGGTCGGGCTCTCGGCCCCCGCCGTGAAGCGTCGCGTGGACCGGCTGCGGGCGGAGGGGGCCATCACCGGCTTCACCGTCCGCGTCGACCCCGCCGCCATGGGCTGGGAGACCGAGGGCTTCATCGAGATCTACTGCCGCCACAACACCTCGCCGGACGACATCCGGCGGGGGCTGGAGCGGTACCCCGAGGTGGTGTCAGCGTCGACCGTCACCGGCGACGCGGACGCCCTCGTCCAGGTCTTCGCCTCCGACATGCGGCACTTCGAGCGGGTGCTGGAGCGCATCGCGGGCGAGCCGTTCGTGGAGCGCACCAAGTCGGTCCTGGTCCTCTCCCCGCTGCTGCGCCGCTTCACCTCGGGAGCCCCGGCCTGA